The Halococcus saccharolyticus DSM 5350 genomic sequence ACCAAGCGTCATCGGTACTCTATCGTGCCGACAACGGGTCGTACCAATCCGCCAGGCTGACAGTTGGCGTGCAGGGGAACGCCTCGGCCCAGTCGGTCGCGGGCGACGTTCGGGGCGTCGCTTCGGCCATTGAGGGGGACGCGCCGGTACGGGCCATCGCAACGGGTGGACCGGTCATCACTGCGGTCGTCCAGAGCGGGCTGTTCGAGACGCTCGTTGAGGGATTCGCCATCACGTTAGGGGTCATTCTCGCACTTCTCGTTGGACTGTACTGGTGGCGAAACCGCACGCCAGGATTGGGTGTCGTGACGCTCGTTCCCGTCGTCATCGCGCTTGCATGGTTGCTTGGGACGATGGCAGTGCTCGACATCCCATTCAACAGCGAAACCGTCGTCATCACGAGTCTGGCGATCGGTCTGGGCGTGGATTACAGCATCCACGTCAGCGAACGGTTTGTCGACGAACGCGCTCGTCACGACTCGCTCGCGGACACACTGTCGACAGCACTCACCGGAACCGGCGGTGCGTTGCTTGGCAGTGCGGTGACGACCGCGTCCGGTTTCGGGGTGCTCGCGCTGGCGCTGTCGCCGCCGCTCCAGCGGTTCGGTATCGTGACTGGACTGAGCATCGTCTACGCGTTCGTCGCGTGCATGACGGTGCTCCCATGTTTGCTCGTGATCCGGGAACGCTTGCTTACGCGACTAGCATAAGCTCCTTCTAGTTTCATATCTGGAATTTTCCTTCCCCGAAACGTTGTCTTGGTGCCTGAATTCGGGCGAATGGAGTTCTCACGCACGATAGATAGAGGAACCCAACCTCTGTAATTTAAATTTCGCGGTGGTCTCTGCATGACGAATCTACCTAGCCGACCTCAGATGTTGTAGACGGCGGCGGTGAGCGAGATTTCACGGAACTGGCGATACCACGCTCGCGCTCGGACGGCTCCGCCGTGCAAGCGCTTGATTACCGAGTTCACGCTCTCACAGAGCGAACGCTGGTGGTAGCGTTCGTTCTCAATTCGCGCGTTGTGCGCGTGATCGTAGGGCGCGAAGACGCGGCGTTTGATCAGCGGACGGACGCCTTCGGCTCGGAGAGCCCTGCGGAAGCTCATATCATCGTAGCCCTTGTCAGCGGCGAGACTGAGCAGGTCGCCCTGCGGAACGCGGGCGACTGCGGGCCGACGTTCGTCCCGCTAGGCCACTTCGCGCTGCAGTGAACGTCGATCACCGCGCCCTGCGCGGTATCGACGAGAAACGTTGCTTGAACCGTTCCTACGTCTCGGTCACACCGCCTGAGGTAGTGGCTCGACGCCTCCCGGCGATCGAAGTAAGTGGCGTCGATGGCGGCGTGGCTCGACTGGTCGAGCAGCTCCGACGAGAGTCGGAGCTGCTCTCGCCAGACAGCCATCGGTGCGCGGTCGAAGGACTTGCACAGCGCGGATGGGCCAATGAATTCGCCCCGCCGGAGTGCGAGCGCGGTTCGCACTCACTTCATCTCTTCGGCCCAGTCGAGAACGTCGTTGAGCGTCGCTTTCATGTGAACGCGGAGAAAGTGCAGGACAGCGTGCTTCCAGCCGGCAACTTCGTTTCCGGCGGGATCGCTGATCTGCAGTATCGCGGCATCGGTGAGTTTTCGTGTGATCGAGACAGCTTGTTTCACGAAGCGGAAGAGGACCTTTTGTACAACTGGCTTCTTCCGCTTCAACGCTGTCGTTCTAACGACTCAACCTGCCACCATCGGTGAATTCAATAGAACCGTATGATAGTTTTGCCACCCTCCAATTGACCACGGCGAGCAGCCATCAATTGACAATTATCCATTAACTTATGATATTCACTAATCCGTCTGCCAATCCAACTACGAGGAGTGCCCCGAGTAAATTCATGGTAGTGTACCAGCCCGAAAGGAAGCGGTTACCGTCTTCCCAGAGTCGAATCGTATCCACGGAAAACGAAGAAAACGTCGTATACGAACCGCAGGCACCCGTCCCGACGGCGTAAAGGACAGCATCGCTCGCTCCTAGAAACGTGATGAGCGCGAGAACAAAGGTTCCGACAACATTTACAACGAACGTCCCGTACGGAAACGTCCGACTACCGATGAAGCCACTCACGTACTGATTAGTACCATACCGGAGGAGTGCCCCAATAGTTGCACCCGCGCCGACAAGGTAGGCTGGATTCACCATTTTCAATCTGCCTCTATGGATTTTGCAGCGGCTCGTCCTGCAAGGACGGCTGCGAAGCCGACGCCATAATTTGTGACAACATTTAGAATACTGATTACCGGTGCTGCCTGTATCGTCTCTAGCGCAAATGTGCTATACGTAGTGAGCGAAGAAAGAAAACCGGTTGAAGCGACGTAGCCAGTTTCTTCCTTGAGTACACCGACAAGTTCAGCCTCGTAGGAAAGAAATCCAAGGGCTAGACATCCCAGAGCGTTCGCCGCGAAAGTTCCCCCAAGTCCTGGAATCACGAGAGCAAGGAAATTTCTGAAGCTCGCGCCGGCGAATCCACCAATGGCGATAAGGAGAACTATTTCCAGTGCTCGAAGTCTTTCCTCTGTTGTCTGGCTCATAACTTCGTCTTTCACCCGATGTATTTCACTATATGTGTGTGCCAATTGTAAGGAGATCTTGGTGTTGGCAGAGAGTACAATTTGTACTGAGAAGTGGCATTTTAGCCGTCTAAATAAGCTTTTACTACATGATGTCAGTTATTATTGATTAGACATAAATACTCACAGAATGAGTGTGAGTCTGTATCATG encodes the following:
- a CDS encoding fluoride efflux transporter FluC, whose translation is MVNPAYLVGAGATIGALLRYGTNQYVSGFIGSRTFPYGTFVVNVVGTFVLALITFLGASDAVLYAVGTGACGSYTTFSSFSVDTIRLWEDGNRFLSGWYTTMNLLGALLVVGLADGLVNIIS
- a CDS encoding fluoride efflux transporter FluC gives rise to the protein MSQTTEERLRALEIVLLIAIGGFAGASFRNFLALVIPGLGGTFAANALGCLALGFLSYEAELVGVLKEETGYVASTGFLSSLTTYSTFALETIQAAPVISILNVVTNYGVGFAAVLAGRAAAKSIEAD